A single region of the Pogoniulus pusillus isolate bPogPus1 chromosome Z, bPogPus1.pri, whole genome shotgun sequence genome encodes:
- the KLF9 gene encoding Krueppel-like factor 9 — protein MSAVAYVDFVAAQCLVSISNRSAVPEGARLKVPDEGEAARELRDPRDAWKDYCALLAIAKSLLELNKYRPLPAPSVCSDSVESPDEDAGSDSDAATEPSSSPPRSPPPGPPPHLRAAGAAPKGKLAAEKRHKCPYNGCGKVYGKSSHLKAHYRVHTGERPFPCTWPDCLKKFSRSDELTRHYRTHTGEKQFRCPLCEKRFMRSDHLTKHARRHTEFHPSMIKRSKKSSSSSSL, from the exons ATGTCGGCCGTCGCCTACGTGGACTTTGTGGCGGCACAGTGCTTGGTCTCCATCTCCAACCGCTCCGCCGTTCCCGAGGGAGCGCGGCTGAAGGTACCGGACGAGGGGGAGGCGGCCCGAGAGCTGCGCGACCCCCGTGACGCCTGGAAGGACTACTGCGCCCTGCTGGCCATCGCCAAGAGCCTACTGGAGCTGAACAAGTACCGGCCGCTTCCCGCCCCCTCCGTCTGCAGCGACAGCGTGGAGAGCCCCGACGAGGACGCGGGCTCCGACAGCGACGCGGCCACCGAGCCGAGCTCCAGCCCGCCTCGGAGCCCGCCGCCAGGGCCGCCCCCCCACCTTCGCGCCGCCGGGGCCGCCCCCAAGGGGAAGCTGGCGGCCGAGAAACGGCATAAGTGCCCCTACAACGGCTGCGGCAAGGTCTACGGCAAGTCCTCCCACCTCAAGGCGCACTACCGGGTGCACACAG gCGAGCGACCGTTCCCCTGCACATGGCCTGACTGCCTTAAAAAGTTCTCCCGATCCGACGAGCTCACCCGGCACTACCGAACCCACACCGGTGAGAAGCAATTTCGATGCCCCCTCTGTGAGAAGCGGTTCATGCGGAGCGACCACCTGACTAAGCATGCCCGCCGTCACACCGAGTTTCACCCCAGCATGATCAAGCGTTCCAAAAAGTctagctccagcagctccttgtga